The following coding sequences lie in one Salarias fasciatus chromosome 7 unlocalized genomic scaffold, fSalaFa1.1 super_scaffold_4, whole genome shotgun sequence genomic window:
- the mtrex gene encoding LOW QUALITY PROTEIN: exosome RNA helicase MTR4 (The sequence of the model RefSeq protein was modified relative to this genomic sequence to represent the inferred CDS: inserted 2 bases in 2 codons; deleted 3 bases in 3 codons) — translation MADAFGDGLFSVFDEDQPATTSKKTLPSTATETGKVLGKNGTEKDAGPSAAVKRDADSDGGEEVVFGKKPRLEAASASDLNLSEFMPQVKVEQVETVEGCSHEVALPSSDEYKPLKARVGKAAKEYPFVLDPFQREAILCIDNNQSVLVSAHTSAGKTVCAEYAIALALREKQRVIFTSPIKALSNQKYREMYEEFQDVGLMTGDVTINPTASCLVMTTEILRSMLYRGSEIMREVAWVVFDEIHYMRDAERGVVWEETIILLPDNVHYVFLSATIPNARQFAEWICHLHKQPCHVVYTDYRPTPLQHYIFPAGGDGLHLVVDENGDFREDNFNTAMQVLRDAGDSGSSGGKWDPRGRKGGTKGPNSVFKIVKMIMERNFQPVIIFSFSKKECEAYALQVAKLDFNGDDEEAPWWRTVFNNAVDCLSDXDKKLPQVEHVLPLLKRGIGIHHGGLLPILKETIEILFSEGLLKALFATEXFAMGINMPARTVLFTSARKFDGKNHRFITSGEYIQMSGRAGRRGMDDRGIVIFMVDEKMSPAVGKQLLKGSADPLNSAFHLTYNMVLNLLRVEEINPEYMLEKSFYQFQHYRALPGVVDRIKRLEEQYHAIEIPNEESVVTYFKIRQQLAKLGREIQDFIHKPKYCLPFLQPGRLVKVKSEDADFGWGVVVNFCKKANVKAAWDSDPLYVVEVLVHCSKDSVKDSATEAARPAGPGETGEMQVVPIMLHLLAAISSVRLYIPKDLRPFDNRQLMLKSILEVQKRFPDGVPLLDPTDDMGIKDPALKRVIQRVEAFEHRMYSHPLHSDPQLEAVYSLCERKAVIAADVRTAKRELKQARTVLQMDKLKCRKRVLRRLGFASPSDVIEMKGRVACEISSADELLLTEMVFNGLFNDLSVEQATALLSCFVFQENASEMPKLTEQLAAPLRQMQECAKRIAKVSADAKLEVDEETYLGQFKPHLMDVVFAWANGATFAQICKMTDVFEGGIIRCMRRLEEVLRQMCSAAKAIGNTELENKFAEGITKIKRDIVFAASLYL, via the exons ATGGCGGACGCATTCGGAGATGGGTTGTTCAGCGTGTTCGATGAAGATCAACCAGCTACTACAAGCAAGAAGACGCTTCCGTCCACTGCCACGGAAACGGG GAAGGTTCTGGGTAAGAATGGAACCGAGAAGGACGCAGGCCCGTCTGCTGCGGTCAAGAGGGACGCAGACAGcgacggaggagaggaggtggtgTTTGGGAAGAAGCCTCGCCTGGAGGCGGCGTCGGCCAGCGACCTGAA CCTTTCAGAGTTCATGCCTcaggtgaaggtggagcaggtggagacggTGGAGGGGTGCTCTCACGAG GTTGCTCTGCCTTCCAGCGATGAATACAAACCGCTGAAAGCTCGAGTGGGGAAAGCAGCCAAG GAGTATCCGTTTGTCCTGGACCCCTTCCAGCGTGAAGCCATCCTGTGCATCGACAACAACCAGTCGGTGCTGGTGTCTGCTCACACCTCTGCTGGGAAAACCGTGTGCGCCGA GTACGCCATCGCGCTGGCTCTCCGGGAGAAGCAGAGGGTGATCTTCACCAGCCCCATCAAGGCGCTGTCCAACCAGAAGTACCGGGAGATGTACGAGGAGTTCCAGGACGTGGGCCTGATGACCGGAGACGTCACCATCAACCCCACGGCGTCCTGCCTGGTCATGACCACGGAG ATTTTGAGGAGCATGCTGTACCGGGGCTCGGAGATCATGAGGGAGGTGGCGTGGGTCGTGTTTGACGAGATCCACTACATGAGGGATGCAG agcgAGGCGTGGTGTGGGAGGAGACCATCATCCTCCTTCCTGATAACGTGCATTACGTCTTCCTGTCCGCCACCATTCCCAACGCCAGACAGTTCGCAGAGTGGATCTGCCACCTACACAAGCAG CCCTGCCACGTGGTCTACACAGACTACCGGCCCACTCCTCTGCAGCACTACATcttcccagcagggggcgacggACTCCACCTGGTGGTTGATGAGAAC GGAGACTTCAGGGAGGACAACTTCAACACGGCCATGCAGGTCCTCAGAGACGCCGGGGATTCTGGGAGCAGCGGCGGCAAGTGGGACCCGAGAGGCCGGAAAGGGGGAaccaaag GCCCTAACAGTGTGTTCAAGATCGTGAAGATGATCATGGAGCGGAACTTCCAGCCCGTCATCATCTTCAGCTTCAGTAAGAAGGAGTGTGAGGCGTACGCCCTGCAGGTGGCCAAGCTGGACTTCAACGGAG ACGACGAAGAAGCGCCTTGGTGGAGGACGGTCTTCAACAACGCTGTGGACTGTCTGTCGG GAGACAAGAAGCTTCCCCAG GTGGAGCACGTCCTGCCGCTGCTGAAGAGAGGGATCGGAATCCATCATGGAGGCCTGCTGCCCATCCTGAAGGAGACCATCGAGATCCTGTTCTCTGAAGGGCTCctcaag GCTCTGTTCGCCACCG ACTTCGCCATGGGAATCAACATGCCTGCTAGAACCGTGCTCTTCACCAGCGCACGCAAGTTCGATGGCAAGAACCACCGCTtc ATCACCTCGGGTGAATACATCCAGATGTCCGGCCGAGCTGGCAGGAGAGGGATGGACGACCGAGGAATCGTCATTTTCATGGTGGACGAGAAGATGAGTCCAGCGGTGGGGAAGCAGCTGCTCAAG GGCTCTGCAGACCCTCTGAACAGCGCCTTCCACCTGACCTACAACATGGTGCTCAACCTGCTGCGGGTGGAGGAGATCAACCCCGAGTACATGCTGGAGAAGTCCTTCTACCAGTTCCAGCACTACAGGGCTCTGCCCGGCGTGGTGGACA ggaTCAagcggctggaggagcagtACCACGCCATCGAGATCCCCAACGAGGAGAGTGTGGTCACCTACTTCAAGATCCGCCAGCAGCTGGCCAAGCTGGGCCGCGAGATCCAGGACTTCATCCACAAGCCCAAGTACTGCCTGCCCTTCCTGCAGCCGGGACGCCTCGTCAAg GTGAAGAGTGAAGACGCCGACTTCGGCTGGGGGGTTGTTGTAAACTTCTGTAAGAAAGCCAACGTGAAGG CGGCGTGGGACTCGGACCCGCTGTACGTGGTGGAGGTGCTGGTCCACTGCAGCAAGGACAGCGTGAAGGACTCAGCGACGGAGGCCGCCAGACCGGCCGGGCCGGGGGAGACCGGGGAGATGCAG GTGGTCCCGATCATGCTCCACCTCCTCGCCGCCATCAGCTCCGTCCGCCTCTACATCCCCAAAGACCTGCGGCCCTTCGACAACCGCCAGCTGATGCTGAAGTCCATCCTG GAGGTCCAGAAGCGCTTCCCGGACGGCgtccccctgctggaccccaCCGATGATATGGGCATCAAGGACCCCGCCCTGAAGAGGGTCATCCAGAGGGTGGAGGCCTTCGAGCACCGCATGTACTCCCACCCGCTGCACAGCGACCCCCAGCTG GAGGCCGTCTACTCGCTCTGCGAGAGGAAGGCTGTG ATTGCAGCGGACGTGCGCACGGCCAAGCGGGAGCTGAAGCAGGCCCGCACCGTCCTGCAGATGGACAAGCTGAAGTGCAGGAAGCGAGTCCTGAGGAGGCTGGGCTTCGCCAGCCCGTCCGACGTCATT GAGATGAAGGGGAGGGTGGCCTGCGAGATCAGCag cgctgaCGAGCTCCTCCTCACTGAGATGGTGTTCAACGGGCTGTTCAACGACCTGTCGGTGGAGCAGGCCACCGCCCTGCTGTCCTGCTTCGTCTTCCAGGAGAAC GCCAGCGAGATGCCGAAGCTGACGGAGCAGCTGGCCGCCCCGCTCCGGCAGATGCAG GAGTGCGCC AAACGCATCGCCAAGGTGTCGGCGGACGCCAAGCTGGAGGTGGACGAGGAGACGTACCTGGGCCAGTTCAAACCCCACCTGATGGACGTGGTGTTCGCCTGGGCCAACGGCGCCACCTTCGCCCAGATCTGCAAGATGACGGACGTCTTCGAAGG GGGCATCATCCGCTGCATGCGCCGGCTGGAGGAGGTTCTGCGTCAGATGTGTTCTGCAGCCAAAGCCATCGGGAACACGGAGCTGGAGAACAAGTTCGCTGAAG gGATCACCAAGATCAAGAGAGACATCGTGTTTGCCGCCAGTCTCTACCTCTGA